Proteins from a single region of Sinorhizobium alkalisoli:
- a CDS encoding GFA family protein — protein MKQTYKGSCHCGRIRYEADVDLQAGTSRCNCSYCSKLRYWGATIKPEDFRLLCEEAGIGDYQFGTRSGHHRFCTACGMAPYGHGYVEAIDGAFVSINVACLDDVDPAVLAELPVQYMDGLHNNWWNPPAQTRHM, from the coding sequence ATGAAGCAGACCTACAAGGGCAGCTGCCATTGCGGCCGCATCCGTTACGAGGCCGATGTCGACCTTCAGGCCGGAACCAGCCGCTGCAACTGCTCCTATTGTTCAAAGCTGCGCTACTGGGGCGCGACCATTAAGCCGGAGGATTTCCGATTGCTGTGCGAGGAGGCGGGGATCGGCGATTATCAGTTCGGCACGAGGAGCGGCCATCACCGCTTCTGCACCGCCTGCGGCATGGCGCCCTACGGCCATGGTTATGTCGAGGCGATCGATGGCGCCTTCGTCTCCATCAACGTCGCCTGCCTGGACGACGTCGATCCCGCCGTGCTTGCGGAACTGCCGGTGCAATATATGGACGGCTTGCATAACAATTGGTGGAACCCGCCAGCTCAGACGCGGCACATGTGA
- a CDS encoding AAA family ATPase encodes MNCHECGTEIESGFAYCPRCGAKQQTLCPDCGHACPPHFAFCPRCGTKVGTSPAPRRSSSGAAAAPASRSSSSSREAGADRRTITVVFADLCGFTSLSERIDPEILQTLQNELFEEMTEAVEAFGGFVDKFIGDAMLALFGAPVAHEDDPERALRAALEMVGRAARVSERWRKEIGLPLSLHVGVNTGPVVAGGFGAGDSKSYSVTGDTVNIAQRLQATARPDEILAGPMTHKLTRHAFAYETLGAVGLRGKTGSLQVHRVLGALEVPRPARGLEALGLNAPLIGRDTEIGRLRDCLAVACAGAAQLVRLTGEAGIGKSRLVGEFLADTGRDRRFAHVAIRRAACSPLGEPSYGTIASVLRSAYGLSSVDSEERVREGLASGMTEIGFTAAEADELMPLLFHILGMGDRTGALEHVAPEQVRRQLFSVIRTLFERRLDRAPLLLVIEDLHWADEASLEALRFVLDRLDRRPLMVITTQRPDAGAERLAPGRTSVTTLRLAPLSAAAGQGLLRALFGEGALPLDLRTRVLARAGGNPLFVEEIVRGLIELETLRRDGSRWHAVDADASVEIPVGIEAMLLARIDRLSKEMRSLVHYAAVIGPRFDAALLAAIMPNPGEVESGLELLCEAEIVEEDAGAGAQAYRFVQSLLHEVVYNNLLVKRRMEIHAAVAAALERRFGGNPERFEDLAFLGHHYGQSAERAKGSRYLLAAGDRARRLYANEDAIRFYRQAMTALATLGQEEPEWFIARERLADLLGPAGRRAEAEEHYHALLDSHQLSGDTVASARILRKLGHHHWEAGKRDRAQASFARAAALLESTDAPLESASLLQERGHLAFRMGDYPAAARWADEALEKVAALAPDAAEEARREAALVTAEALNTKGVALARRGSLREAIDAVERSVAVADRAELMHAACRGYTNLAVLYTIVDPKLAVDICRRGLGIARRTGDLGFQARLLANLAVACCTFTDRCGREGVPAAQRAIDIDRALDQREHLPVSLLVLGQIYQCHGRPEDARALYREALDLAGETGEAQLLFPCYDGMATLCLNEGQLAEAERYFVLARGVCEQHYLDPEALVVLPFLD; translated from the coding sequence ATGAACTGCCACGAATGCGGCACTGAGATCGAGAGCGGCTTCGCCTACTGCCCGAGATGCGGGGCGAAGCAGCAGACGCTGTGTCCCGATTGCGGCCATGCATGTCCGCCGCACTTCGCCTTCTGCCCCCGATGCGGCACGAAGGTCGGCACCTCGCCAGCCCCGCGGCGTTCCTCATCCGGTGCCGCAGCGGCGCCTGCGTCGCGATCATCATCGTCAAGCCGGGAGGCGGGTGCCGACCGGCGCACCATCACGGTCGTCTTTGCCGATCTCTGCGGGTTTACGAGCCTCAGCGAACGGATCGATCCCGAAATCCTGCAGACCCTTCAAAACGAGCTGTTCGAGGAAATGACGGAAGCCGTCGAAGCCTTCGGCGGCTTTGTCGACAAGTTTATCGGCGATGCGATGCTTGCCCTTTTCGGGGCACCGGTTGCGCATGAGGACGATCCGGAACGGGCGCTTCGCGCGGCACTCGAGATGGTGGGCCGGGCAGCACGGGTGAGCGAGCGCTGGCGCAAGGAGATCGGCCTGCCCTTGAGCCTTCATGTCGGTGTGAATACCGGACCGGTCGTCGCGGGGGGGTTCGGCGCGGGAGATTCCAAGTCCTATTCCGTCACCGGCGATACGGTCAACATTGCTCAGCGCCTGCAGGCGACCGCCCGGCCCGACGAAATTCTTGCAGGACCGATGACGCACAAGCTCACCAGGCACGCTTTCGCGTACGAGACGCTTGGGGCTGTTGGCCTGCGTGGCAAGACCGGCAGCCTGCAGGTTCACCGCGTGCTGGGCGCGCTGGAGGTGCCCCGTCCGGCAAGGGGCCTTGAAGCGCTCGGCCTAAATGCGCCGCTGATCGGCCGGGACACCGAAATCGGTCGCCTGCGGGATTGCCTGGCCGTGGCCTGCGCCGGTGCGGCGCAATTGGTGCGGCTGACCGGCGAAGCCGGCATCGGCAAGTCGCGTCTCGTCGGAGAATTCCTCGCAGACACCGGCCGCGATCGGCGCTTCGCCCATGTCGCCATCCGGCGCGCCGCCTGCTCGCCGCTTGGAGAGCCGTCCTACGGCACGATCGCCAGCGTGCTTCGCAGCGCCTACGGCCTGTCGAGCGTCGACTCGGAGGAAAGAGTTCGGGAGGGCCTGGCGTCGGGCATGACCGAGATCGGCTTTACAGCCGCCGAGGCCGATGAATTGATGCCGCTCCTCTTCCACATCCTCGGAATGGGGGATCGGACGGGCGCATTGGAGCACGTCGCCCCCGAACAGGTTCGCCGCCAGCTCTTCTCGGTCATCCGTACTCTCTTCGAGCGTCGGCTCGATCGGGCGCCGCTTCTCCTCGTCATAGAGGATTTGCACTGGGCCGACGAGGCCTCGCTGGAGGCGCTGCGCTTCGTGCTCGACCGATTGGATCGCCGCCCGCTGATGGTGATCACCACGCAGCGGCCGGATGCCGGGGCGGAGCGACTGGCGCCGGGTCGCACCAGCGTTACCACGCTTCGCCTGGCTCCGCTCTCCGCGGCCGCCGGTCAGGGTCTCCTCCGCGCACTCTTCGGTGAAGGCGCGCTCCCGCTAGACCTGCGCACGCGGGTCCTGGCGCGCGCCGGCGGCAATCCGCTCTTCGTGGAGGAGATCGTTCGCGGCCTGATCGAGCTCGAAACGCTGCGGCGCGACGGATCGCGCTGGCACGCGGTCGATGCGGATGCAAGCGTAGAGATTCCTGTCGGCATCGAGGCGATGCTGCTTGCACGTATCGATCGCCTTTCAAAGGAGATGCGCAGCCTCGTCCACTACGCCGCCGTCATCGGCCCGCGTTTCGACGCTGCTCTTCTCGCCGCGATCATGCCAAATCCCGGCGAAGTCGAATCCGGCCTGGAATTACTCTGCGAAGCGGAAATCGTGGAGGAAGATGCCGGCGCAGGGGCGCAAGCCTATCGCTTCGTGCAGTCGCTGCTCCACGAGGTGGTCTACAACAATCTCCTGGTAAAGCGGCGGATGGAGATCCATGCGGCTGTCGCGGCGGCCCTGGAACGCCGTTTTGGCGGAAATCCCGAGCGTTTCGAGGATTTGGCGTTTCTCGGGCATCACTACGGCCAATCGGCCGAGCGGGCGAAGGGTTCCCGTTATCTTTTGGCAGCGGGAGACCGCGCACGCCGGCTCTATGCCAACGAGGACGCCATCCGCTTCTACAGACAGGCGATGACGGCACTCGCCACTCTCGGCCAGGAGGAGCCCGAATGGTTCATCGCCCGCGAGCGCCTCGCCGATCTGCTCGGACCTGCCGGCAGACGAGCCGAGGCGGAGGAGCACTATCATGCGCTGCTCGATAGCCATCAGCTCTCGGGGGACACGGTTGCCTCCGCCCGAATTCTGCGCAAGCTCGGCCATCATCATTGGGAGGCGGGCAAGCGCGACCGGGCGCAGGCGAGTTTCGCCCGGGCCGCTGCTTTGCTGGAGAGCACGGACGCGCCTTTGGAGAGCGCATCGCTCCTGCAGGAACGTGGTCACCTCGCCTTCCGCATGGGTGACTATCCCGCAGCCGCCCGGTGGGCAGACGAGGCCTTGGAAAAAGTCGCGGCGCTTGCGCCCGATGCCGCGGAGGAGGCGCGGCGCGAGGCTGCGCTGGTTACCGCCGAGGCGCTGAACACCAAGGGTGTTGCGCTGGCGCGGCGGGGCAGCCTGCGCGAGGCGATCGATGCGGTGGAAAGGAGCGTGGCGGTGGCCGATCGGGCGGAATTGATGCATGCCGCCTGCCGCGGCTATACGAACCTCGCCGTGCTCTACACGATCGTCGATCCGAAGCTGGCCGTGGATATCTGCCGGCGCGGCCTCGGCATAGCGCGTCGCACCGGCGACCTCGGATTCCAGGCGCGCCTGCTTGCCAATCTCGCGGTTGCCTGTTGCACCTTCACCGACCGCTGCGGGAGGGAAGGCGTTCCGGCGGCGCAGAGGGCGATTGATATCGACCGGGCACTCGATCAGCGCGAGCATCTGCCGGTGTCCCTGCTCGTGCTCGGCCAGATCTACCAGTGCCATGGGCGGCCGGAGGACGCCCGCGCTTTGTACCGCGAGGCACTCGACCTTGCCGGCGAAACGGGCGAGGCACAGCTGCTGTTTCCGTGCTATGATGGCATGGCGACGCTCTGCCTTAATGAGGGCCAGCTTGCCGAGGCGGAGCGCTACTTCGTTTTGGCTCGCGGTGTCTGCGAGCAACATTATCTCGACCCGGAAGCCTTGGTGGTGTTGCCGTTTCTCGACTGA
- a CDS encoding DUF899 domain-containing protein, with the protein MRPNHAVVSQEEWLNARRSLLALEKEHTHLRDKVNAERQALPWVKLDKTYSFETRDGLKSLADLFDGRSQLLLYHFMFGKNWQAGCPSCSFLADHFDATLPHLNHHDVTLVVASNAPVEKIEAYRQRMDWHFPWVSSHGSDFNRDFHVSFTPAEMALGKVSYNFTEIDSKDAHEELPGLSAFYKDEDGTVYHTYSTYARGLEELVSTFMLLDRAPKGRNEGTTMDFVRRHDEYDEEPRRRA; encoded by the coding sequence ATGAGACCGAACCACGCCGTCGTATCGCAGGAGGAATGGCTGAACGCCCGCAGGTCGCTTCTCGCGCTCGAAAAGGAGCACACCCATCTACGCGACAAAGTGAATGCCGAACGTCAGGCCCTGCCCTGGGTGAAGCTGGACAAGACCTACAGTTTCGAAACCCGTGACGGCTTGAAGAGCCTCGCGGACCTCTTCGATGGACGCAGCCAGCTTCTTCTCTACCATTTCATGTTCGGCAAGAACTGGCAGGCCGGCTGCCCAAGCTGCTCCTTCCTCGCCGATCATTTCGATGCGACCCTGCCCCACCTCAACCATCATGACGTCACATTGGTGGTCGCCTCGAATGCTCCGGTCGAAAAGATCGAAGCATATCGCCAGCGGATGGACTGGCACTTTCCTTGGGTCTCGTCTCACGGCAGTGATTTCAACCGTGATTTCCACGTGTCCTTCACGCCGGCGGAAATGGCGCTCGGCAAGGTCAGCTACAATTTCACTGAGATCGACAGCAAGGATGCCCATGAAGAATTGCCGGGCCTGAGCGCCTTTTACAAGGACGAGGACGGAACCGTCTATCACACCTACTCCACCTATGCGCGCGGCCTCGAGGAACTGGTCAGCACCTTCATGCTGCTCGATCGCGCGCCGAAGGGCCGCAACGAAGGGACGACCATGGACTTCGTCCGCCGGCACGACGAATACGACGAGGAGCCGCGGCGGCGGGCCTGA
- a CDS encoding VOC family protein — protein sequence MHGKFVWYELMTTDTKAAEAFYKKVIGWSARDAGMPGTEYTLFSIGDHQVAGLMTMPEGALDMNVPPAWLGYVAVDDVDAAAAKLTGEGGTVHREPDDIPGIGRFAVVTDPHGAAFALFTGTGEPPPSLDQMAPGNIGWHELMAGDLDSAFAFYSELFGWTKDQAMDMGEMGVYQLFAHNGQAIGGMMTKPRDVPAPYWLYYFNVEALDAAIDRARSEGAQVVVEPMEVPGGAWIVQCTDPQGALFALVAPKR from the coding sequence ATGCACGGCAAATTCGTCTGGTACGAATTGATGACGACGGATACGAAGGCGGCGGAGGCCTTTTACAAGAAGGTCATCGGCTGGAGCGCCCGCGATGCAGGAATGCCGGGAACCGAATACACGCTCTTCTCCATCGGCGATCACCAGGTGGCTGGCCTGATGACCATGCCAGAAGGTGCGCTCGACATGAACGTGCCGCCGGCCTGGCTCGGCTACGTGGCCGTGGACGACGTCGACGCTGCCGCCGCCAAACTCACCGGCGAGGGCGGCACCGTTCATCGCGAGCCGGACGATATTCCCGGCATCGGCCGTTTCGCCGTCGTTACCGACCCGCATGGCGCCGCCTTCGCTCTTTTCACGGGAACCGGCGAACCGCCGCCGTCGCTCGACCAGATGGCGCCCGGAAACATCGGCTGGCACGAACTGATGGCCGGCGATCTCGACAGCGCCTTTGCTTTCTATTCGGAGCTGTTCGGCTGGACCAAGGACCAGGCGATGGACATGGGCGAGATGGGCGTTTACCAGCTGTTCGCCCACAATGGACAAGCCATTGGCGGCATGATGACAAAGCCGAGGGACGTTCCCGCGCCCTATTGGCTTTATTATTTCAACGTCGAAGCGCTCGACGCCGCGATCGATCGGGCGCGGTCCGAGGGTGCCCAAGTCGTGGTTGAGCCGATGGAAGTCCCCGGTGGCGCCTGGATCGTCCAGTGCACCGATCCGCAGGGTGCGCTTTTCGCGCTGGTCGCGCCGAAACGCTGA
- the ilvD gene encoding dihydroxy-acid dehydratase, whose amino-acid sequence MPAYRSRTTTHGRNMAGARGLWRATGMKDSDFGKPIIAVVNSFTQFVPGHVHLKDLGQLVAREIEAAGGVAKEFNTIAVDDGIAMGHDGMLYSLPSREIIADSVEYMVNAHCADAMVCISNCDKITPGMLMASLRLNIPSVFVSGGPMEAGKVVLHGKKHALDLVDAMVAAADDKVSDEDVKIIERSACPTCGSCSGMFTANSMNCLTEALGLSLPGNGSTLATHADRKRLFVEAGHLIVDLARRYYEQDDARVLPRSVASKQAFENAMALDIAMGGSTNTVLHILAAAYEGEVDFTMDDIDRLSRKVPCLSKVAPAKADVHMEDVHRAGGIMSILGELDKGGLINRDCTTVHSETLGDAIDRWDITRTTSETVRDFFRAAPGGIPTQVAFSQAARWEELDTDRKNGVIRSVTHPFSKDGGLAVLKGNIALDGCIVKTAGVDESILKFSGPARVFESQDAAVKAILGNEIKAGDVVVIRYEGPKGGPGMQEMLYPTSYLKSKGLGKACALITDGRFSGGTSGLSIGHVSPEAANGGTIGLVRDGDMIDIDIPNRTIGLRVDETELASRRQEQDAKGWKPAEQRKRRVTTALKAYAAFATSADRGAVRDLGDR is encoded by the coding sequence ATGCCTGCCTATCGCTCTCGCACCACCACCCACGGCCGCAACATGGCCGGCGCCCGCGGCCTCTGGCGCGCGACGGGCATGAAGGACAGCGATTTCGGCAAGCCGATCATAGCGGTGGTCAACTCGTTCACACAGTTCGTTCCCGGCCACGTGCATCTGAAGGATCTCGGCCAGCTTGTCGCGCGCGAGATCGAAGCGGCGGGCGGCGTCGCCAAGGAATTCAACACGATCGCCGTCGATGACGGCATCGCCATGGGCCATGACGGCATGCTCTATTCGTTGCCCTCGCGCGAAATCATTGCGGACAGCGTCGAATATATGGTCAATGCCCATTGCGCCGACGCCATGGTCTGCATCTCCAATTGCGACAAGATCACCCCCGGCATGCTGATGGCCTCGCTCCGGCTCAACATCCCCTCCGTCTTCGTCTCCGGCGGACCCATGGAAGCGGGCAAGGTGGTGCTGCACGGCAAGAAACACGCCCTCGACCTCGTCGACGCGATGGTTGCTGCCGCCGACGACAAGGTCTCCGACGAGGACGTCAAGATCATTGAGCGCTCCGCCTGTCCGACCTGCGGCTCTTGCTCCGGCATGTTTACGGCCAATTCGATGAACTGTCTGACGGAGGCGCTCGGTCTGTCGCTGCCGGGCAACGGCTCGACGCTGGCCACCCATGCCGATCGCAAGCGCCTCTTCGTGGAAGCCGGTCATCTGATCGTCGATCTTGCACGCCGCTATTACGAGCAGGACGATGCACGCGTGCTGCCGCGTTCGGTCGCGTCCAAACAGGCGTTCGAGAACGCCATGGCGCTCGACATCGCTATGGGCGGTTCGACCAACACCGTGCTGCACATCCTTGCCGCGGCCTATGAAGGCGAGGTTGATTTCACCATGGACGACATCGACCGCCTGTCACGTAAGGTGCCGTGCCTGTCGAAGGTTGCGCCCGCAAAGGCGGACGTGCACATGGAAGACGTGCATCGCGCCGGTGGCATCATGTCAATCCTCGGTGAACTCGACAAGGGCGGCCTCATCAACCGCGACTGCACGACCGTGCACAGCGAGACGCTCGGCGATGCCATCGACCGTTGGGACATTACCCGCACCACGAGCGAGACGGTGCGCGACTTCTTCCGTGCCGCGCCCGGCGGCATCCCGACCCAGGTGGCCTTCAGCCAGGCTGCCCGTTGGGAGGAACTCGACACCGACCGCAAGAACGGCGTCATCCGCTCGGTGACGCATCCCTTCTCCAAGGATGGGGGCCTCGCGGTCCTTAAGGGGAACATCGCGCTCGACGGCTGCATCGTGAAGACCGCCGGCGTCGACGAAAGCATTTTGAAATTTTCCGGTCCGGCACGCGTTTTCGAAAGCCAGGACGCCGCGGTCAAGGCAATCCTCGGCAACGAGATCAAGGCCGGCGATGTCGTGGTCATCCGCTACGAGGGGCCGAAGGGTGGGCCGGGCATGCAGGAGATGTTGTATCCAACCAGCTACTTGAAGTCGAAGGGCCTCGGCAAGGCCTGCGCCTTGATCACCGACGGCCGCTTCTCCGGCGGCACGTCCGGCCTTTCAATCGGCCACGTGTCGCCCGAGGCGGCGAATGGCGGCACGATCGGGCTGGTGCGCGACGGCGACATGATCGACATCGATATCCCGAATCGCACGATCGGCCTCAGGGTCGACGAGACGGAACTCGCCTCCCGGCGGCAGGAGCAGGATGCCAAGGGCTGGAAGCCGGCCGAGCAGCGTAAGCGCCGGGTGACGACGGCGCTGAAGGCCTATGCCGCGTTCGCCACTTCCGCCGACCGCGGCGCCGTGCGCGATCTCGGCGATCGCTGA
- a CDS encoding MarR family winged helix-turn-helix transcriptional regulator — MSKSSLIPFTTTSHVRDTCLCLHVQRAARALGRRFDEALRPFGMTNGQFSLMMSLNRPDPPTVGAVAALLAMDRTTLTAALKPLDRRDLVEIFVDPGDRRQRRIRLTADGERLLAEAVPVWKETHRALDEQLGEGGSKRLRADLLAATHASNADG, encoded by the coding sequence ATGTCAAAGTCATCACTCATTCCTTTTACCACCACTTCGCACGTCAGGGATACCTGCCTCTGCCTCCACGTCCAGCGCGCCGCGCGGGCGCTCGGCCGCCGCTTCGACGAGGCACTGCGGCCGTTTGGTATGACGAACGGACAATTTTCGCTGATGATGTCGCTCAACCGACCTGACCCGCCGACCGTCGGTGCGGTAGCCGCGTTGCTCGCTATGGACCGCACGACACTGACTGCAGCCCTGAAGCCGCTGGATCGCCGCGACCTCGTCGAGATCTTCGTCGATCCGGGCGACCGGCGGCAGCGCCGCATTCGGCTGACTGCGGATGGCGAACGCCTGCTGGCAGAGGCCGTGCCGGTCTGGAAGGAAACACATCGGGCGCTCGACGAGCAACTTGGCGAAGGCGGTTCGAAGCGCTTGCGCGCCGACCTTCTTGCCGCGACGCATGCGTCCAATGCGGATGGTTAG
- a CDS encoding MarR family winged helix-turn-helix transcriptional regulator: protein MNSNQRTPSGDAFAELAISVLRLAGHLTSEGDRLARPSDQTSARWQVLAAASHAPMSVADAARMLGLARQGVQRIADLLEAEGLLAYRDNPAHRRAKLMIPTQKGEAVLADISSRQTAWANALGAEIGEERLRRATALVSDVITLLSDRRTQR, encoded by the coding sequence ATGAATTCCAACCAGCGAACGCCCTCCGGCGATGCATTTGCCGAACTCGCAATCTCCGTGCTTCGTTTGGCGGGCCATTTGACCTCCGAAGGAGATAGGCTCGCCCGGCCGTCCGACCAGACCAGCGCCCGCTGGCAGGTACTGGCGGCGGCCAGCCATGCGCCCATGTCGGTCGCCGATGCGGCTCGCATGCTCGGGCTCGCCCGCCAGGGGGTACAGCGCATCGCTGACCTCCTCGAAGCGGAGGGGCTGCTCGCCTATCGGGACAATCCGGCTCACCGGCGGGCGAAGCTGATGATACCGACACAAAAGGGCGAGGCCGTCCTCGCCGATATCAGCAGCCGCCAGACCGCCTGGGCGAATGCACTCGGCGCCGAAATCGGCGAAGAGAGGCTGAGGCGGGCGACGGCACTGGTGAGCGACGTCATCACCCTCCTCAGTGACCGAAGGACACAACGTTGA
- a CDS encoding DUF421 domain-containing protein, protein MDSVARGVAIYVIMLIVMRLSGRRTVAQLTPFDFVLLLIIAETTQQALLGDDFSIMNATILILTLFGVDIALSYIKQWFPRAELLIDGTPTVLVSDGEVDTHALKSARIGIEDILTAARQQQGLYRLDQIKFAVLEADGAISIVPQKT, encoded by the coding sequence ATGGATTCTGTTGCTCGCGGCGTTGCCATCTACGTCATCATGCTGATCGTCATGCGGCTCTCGGGCAGGCGCACGGTTGCGCAGCTGACGCCTTTTGATTTCGTGCTGCTGCTCATCATCGCCGAGACAACGCAGCAAGCCCTGTTGGGCGACGATTTCTCGATCATGAACGCGACGATACTGATCCTCACCCTGTTCGGCGTCGATATCGCGCTGTCGTACATCAAGCAATGGTTCCCGAGGGCCGAATTGCTCATCGATGGCACACCGACGGTTCTCGTCTCGGACGGGGAAGTCGACACCCATGCGCTGAAGAGCGCAAGAATCGGCATTGAAGACATCTTGACTGCTGCCAGGCAACAGCAGGGCCTCTACCGCCTGGACCAGATCAAGTTCGCCGTTCTCGAGGCGGACGGTGCAATCAGCATCGTGCCGCAGAAAACGTGA
- a CDS encoding peroxiredoxin-like family protein: MEEYRRFEPLQPGDRAPNVVLDAITHEGKIAIDDFRGRKPVLVGLFRGLHCPFCRRQIATMAQLKAALNEKGVESLTVVNTPIERARLYFRYHPLPGLLAAADPERVSHRAFGLANPEFTEDEDDWPYKVSMPTVMSMRVEIPGELPEPMNPAAASGYLQRLDGYEMTEDDNRMDAAASGQLVGEFLLDRDGVVRWCFTEAASEGRNMFRTPSPEEVMSAAAQVAH; the protein is encoded by the coding sequence ATGGAGGAATATCGCCGTTTCGAACCGTTGCAGCCGGGCGATCGGGCACCCAACGTCGTGCTAGACGCGATCACCCATGAAGGCAAGATCGCCATCGACGATTTTCGCGGGCGCAAGCCTGTCCTGGTGGGGCTGTTCAGGGGCCTGCACTGCCCCTTCTGCCGCCGTCAGATCGCGACAATGGCGCAGCTCAAGGCTGCCCTGAACGAAAAGGGCGTCGAGAGCCTGACCGTGGTGAACACCCCGATCGAGCGGGCGCGCCTCTACTTCCGTTACCATCCTTTGCCCGGTCTGCTTGCCGCGGCGGATCCCGAGCGTGTTTCACACCGAGCCTTCGGCCTGGCCAATCCTGAGTTCACCGAAGACGAGGACGACTGGCCCTACAAGGTCAGCATGCCGACCGTAATGTCGATGCGGGTGGAGATACCCGGCGAACTGCCGGAGCCGATGAACCCTGCTGCAGCCTCCGGCTATCTCCAGCGATTGGATGGCTACGAGATGACGGAGGACGACAACCGCATGGACGCGGCCGCATCCGGGCAGCTCGTCGGCGAGTTCCTGCTCGACCGCGATGGCGTCGTGCGCTGGTGTTTCACCGAGGCGGCGTCGGAGGGCAGGAACATGTTTCGAACCCCGTCGCCCGAGGAGGTGATGTCGGCGGCAGCGCAGGTGGCGCATTGA
- a CDS encoding LysR family transcriptional regulator: MSRLSVNRSGEMEVFAKAVELGGFSAAARYFRMTPSAVSKLVLRLEERLGVRLVNRSTRSLQLTPEGHAFYDRTTRILADIDEAERCASAGESPAGRVRLNVSASFGTHILMPLIPEFRARFPAVTLDIVQTDAVVDLMEARADVAVRAGPLKSSTLIARKLGATRMMIVAAPSYTERFGTPSNLDELKMHDRLGFCYARAVDGWPIKADGETIIIPANGAVQVSDGEGLRHLALAGAGLARLAEFTVRDDLRMGRLVPVLEELNPGDLEEVHAVFLGQGGALPSRVRAVLDFLASHARVMPDTAM, translated from the coding sequence ATGTCTCGACTGTCGGTCAATCGCTCGGGCGAAATGGAGGTCTTCGCCAAGGCAGTTGAGCTTGGCGGCTTCTCTGCGGCAGCCCGCTATTTTCGCATGACGCCCTCGGCCGTCAGCAAGCTCGTGCTGCGCCTTGAGGAACGGCTCGGCGTGCGCCTGGTGAATCGATCGACGCGTAGCCTTCAGCTTACACCGGAAGGGCACGCATTCTACGATCGGACGACCCGCATCCTCGCCGATATCGACGAGGCGGAGCGCTGCGCGTCGGCCGGCGAAAGCCCGGCGGGCAGGGTCCGATTGAATGTCAGCGCCTCCTTCGGCACCCATATCCTGATGCCGCTAATACCCGAATTCCGGGCACGCTTTCCGGCCGTCACCCTCGATATCGTACAGACCGATGCGGTGGTTGACTTGATGGAGGCGCGCGCCGACGTGGCGGTGCGGGCAGGTCCCTTAAAGAGCTCGACGCTGATTGCGCGCAAGCTCGGGGCGACGCGAATGATGATCGTCGCGGCACCGTCCTATACCGAACGCTTCGGCACGCCCTCGAATCTCGACGAACTGAAGATGCATGATCGGCTTGGTTTCTGTTACGCCCGCGCCGTCGACGGCTGGCCCATCAAAGCGGATGGCGAAACCATCATAATTCCGGCGAATGGGGCGGTGCAGGTAAGCGATGGTGAGGGGCTGCGCCATCTGGCGCTCGCCGGTGCAGGACTGGCGCGGCTTGCCGAATTCACGGTGCGCGATGATCTGCGCATGGGCCGGCTCGTTCCCGTGCTCGAAGAATTGAACCCGGGCGATCTGGAAGAGGTTCATGCCGTCTTTCTTGGCCAGGGCGGCGCGCTCCCCTCTCGGGTGCGCGCCGTTTTGGATTTCCTCGCCAGCCATGCCCGGGTGATGCCGGACACGGCCATGTAG
- a CDS encoding DUF1579 domain-containing protein: MHAEPQEEHRWLEQLLGEWTVTSQDPAGTAPSADAWVENVRSLNGLWIACEGKGTMPDGKPGQTLMTLGFNPSTGRYVGTWVGSMINHMWIYDGEIEDDGRTLALNCEGPDFENPGRTARYQDRITLIDSNRRILTARVETGSGDWKDIMTADYRRR, from the coding sequence ATGCATGCAGAGCCTCAGGAGGAGCACCGCTGGCTTGAACAATTGCTCGGCGAGTGGACGGTGACGTCGCAGGATCCCGCCGGAACCGCACCATCGGCTGATGCATGGGTGGAGAATGTCCGCTCGCTCAATGGCCTCTGGATCGCTTGCGAAGGCAAGGGAACGATGCCGGACGGAAAGCCCGGCCAGACCTTGATGACACTCGGCTTCAATCCTTCGACGGGTCGCTATGTCGGCACCTGGGTCGGCTCGATGATAAACCACATGTGGATCTATGACGGCGAGATCGAAGACGACGGCCGGACCCTTGCCCTCAATTGCGAGGGACCGGACTTCGAAAATCCCGGCAGGACCGCCAGATATCAGGACAGGATCACGCTGATCGATTCCAACCGGCGCATCCTGACAGCCCGCGTTGAAACCGGCAGCGGCGACTGGAAGGACATCATGACGGCGGACTACCGCCGCCGTTAG